The following are encoded in a window of Flavobacteriales bacterium genomic DNA:
- the gcvH gene encoding glycine cleavage system protein GcvH — MNIPAELKYTKDHEWVRIEGDEAVIGITDFAQSELGDIVFVEVETEGESIESEEIFGSVEAVKTVSDLFMPLSGEVLSFNSELEDTPEVVNSDPYGEGWMIRVKISDVSEIENLLSADQYKELIS; from the coding sequence ATGAATATTCCAGCAGAATTAAAATACACGAAAGATCACGAATGGGTAAGAATTGAAGGCGATGAAGCAGTTATTGGGATTACTGATTTTGCTCAAAGTGAATTAGGAGATATCGTCTTTGTTGAGGTAGAAACAGAAGGTGAAAGCATTGAAAGCGAGGAAATATTCGGTTCTGTTGAAGCGGTCAAAACAGTTTCAGATCTTTTTATGCCTTTGAGCGGAGAAGTTCTTTCTTTTAATTCTGAATTAGAAGACACTCCTGAAGTTGTTAACTCTGACCCGTATGGAGAAGGTTGGATGATTCGTGTTAAAATATCTGATGTCTCAGAAATAGAGAATTTGTTATCAGCTGATCAATATAAAGAGTTAATCAGCTAA
- a CDS encoding NADP-dependent malic enzyme: MSNRRRKQESLDYHKLGRPGKIEVIPTKKHSSQRDLSLAYSPGVAEPCIKISENKDDVYEYTAKSNLVAVITNGTAVLGLGDIGPEASKPVMEGKGLLFKIFADIDVFDIEVDASEVDKFVEVVKSIAPTFGGINLEDIKAPECFEIEKRLKEELDIPIMHDDQHGTAIISAAALLNALELADKKIDSIQVVINGAGAAAMSCAKLYLSLGAKKSNIIMLDSKGVIRKDRDNLTQEKAFFASDRNLSTLDEAMNGADVFLGLSSGNIVSKEMIKSMAKTPIVFALANPDPEISYNDAVSVREDIIMATGRSDHPNQVNNVLGFPYIFRGALDVRATSINEEMKLAAVRSIAELTKEVVPDTVNLAYGEKVITFGPEYIIPKPLDNRLISVVAPAVAKAAIESGVAQKNISNFEEYAQELNKRLGLDNKLVRRITTKAKRNPKRIVFAEAEHYKILKAAQEVKDEGIAIPILLGREGRIRQLIEDNVLDLDDVQVLDPKSDEQREMRNQFGQILFEKRKRKGMTLPEAQKLMRERNYFGSMMVDQGMADAFISGISRNYPSTLRPALQIIGTEEGVDKVAGMFILNTKKGTLFLADTTININPTAEELANIAMLTAKTVRRFNVVPRIALLSYSNFGSSMNSKVAKITEALKIINEAEPTLSVDGEIQADFALNKEKREQIFPFSDLKENANTLIFPNLESGNIAYKLMQEFDDVEAIGPILIGMKKPVHILQLGCSVREIVNMVTIAVIDAQTKRI; this comes from the coding sequence ATGTCAAATAGAAGAAGAAAACAAGAATCGCTTGATTATCATAAATTAGGTCGGCCAGGAAAAATAGAGGTTATTCCTACTAAAAAACACAGCTCTCAGCGTGATTTGTCTTTGGCCTATTCTCCTGGAGTTGCTGAACCTTGTATCAAAATCAGTGAAAACAAAGATGATGTTTACGAATACACAGCAAAAAGCAATTTAGTAGCAGTAATAACTAACGGGACTGCCGTTCTTGGATTAGGAGATATCGGCCCTGAGGCGTCTAAGCCTGTAATGGAAGGAAAAGGATTGTTATTTAAGATTTTTGCTGATATAGACGTTTTCGACATTGAAGTTGATGCTTCAGAAGTAGATAAATTTGTTGAGGTTGTAAAGTCTATTGCGCCAACCTTTGGAGGTATCAATTTAGAAGACATTAAAGCTCCTGAATGTTTTGAAATAGAAAAGCGTCTTAAAGAAGAATTAGACATTCCCATAATGCATGACGATCAGCACGGAACTGCAATTATTTCTGCTGCTGCACTTTTGAATGCCCTTGAACTCGCCGACAAAAAGATAGATTCTATTCAGGTTGTCATAAATGGTGCTGGTGCTGCTGCTATGTCGTGCGCTAAATTATACCTTTCGCTTGGGGCTAAGAAGTCTAATATTATTATGCTCGATAGCAAAGGTGTAATCAGAAAAGATAGAGATAATTTAACCCAAGAAAAAGCATTCTTTGCATCTGATAGAAATTTAAGCACACTTGATGAGGCTATGAATGGAGCTGATGTTTTTTTAGGTTTGTCATCTGGAAACATTGTTTCCAAAGAGATGATTAAGTCCATGGCTAAAACACCAATTGTCTTTGCTTTAGCAAACCCTGACCCTGAAATATCTTACAATGATGCTGTATCTGTTAGAGAAGATATCATAATGGCTACGGGGCGTTCTGACCACCCTAATCAAGTCAATAATGTCTTAGGATTTCCATACATATTTAGAGGGGCACTGGATGTTAGAGCAACAAGTATAAATGAAGAGATGAAATTGGCTGCAGTTCGTAGTATCGCTGAATTGACTAAAGAAGTAGTCCCCGATACAGTTAATTTAGCTTACGGAGAAAAAGTTATCACTTTTGGCCCAGAATATATTATTCCAAAACCTCTTGATAATCGATTAATATCTGTTGTAGCTCCAGCAGTAGCAAAAGCAGCCATAGAGTCTGGAGTGGCTCAAAAGAATATTTCGAATTTTGAAGAATATGCCCAAGAATTGAATAAACGATTGGGCTTAGACAATAAACTAGTCAGAAGAATTACTACCAAGGCTAAAAGAAACCCCAAGCGTATTGTCTTTGCAGAAGCCGAGCATTATAAAATTTTGAAAGCTGCTCAAGAAGTTAAAGATGAAGGTATTGCCATTCCAATTTTATTAGGTAGGGAAGGTAGAATTAGACAGCTAATTGAGGATAATGTTTTGGATTTAGATGACGTTCAGGTACTAGACCCTAAGAGTGATGAGCAAAGGGAAATGAGAAATCAATTTGGACAGATTCTTTTTGAAAAACGCAAACGCAAAGGAATGACACTGCCAGAAGCGCAAAAGCTGATGCGTGAGAGAAATTATTTTGGCTCAATGATGGTCGATCAAGGTATGGCTGACGCTTTTATTTCAGGAATAAGTAGAAATTATCCTAGTACATTACGCCCAGCCTTACAAATTATAGGAACTGAAGAAGGAGTTGATAAGGTAGCAGGAATGTTTATCCTTAACACTAAAAAAGGAACTCTATTTTTAGCTGATACCACCATAAATATTAACCCTACGGCAGAAGAGTTAGCTAATATTGCGATGTTAACAGCCAAGACAGTACGCCGATTTAATGTAGTGCCCAGAATAGCATTGTTGTCATATTCCAACTTTGGTTCATCAATGAACTCAAAGGTTGCTAAAATAACGGAAGCCTTAAAAATAATAAATGAGGCAGAGCCAACTTTATCGGTAGACGGAGAAATACAAGCGGATTTTGCTTTAAACAAAGAAAAGAGAGAGCAAATTTTCCCTTTTTCTGATTTAAAAGAGAATGCTAATACGCTTATTTTCCCCAACTTAGAATCTGGAAATATAGCCTATAAGTTAATGCAAGAATTTGACGATGTAGAAGCGATAGGGCCTATTTTGATTGGCATGAAAAAGCCTGTGCATATTTTACAACTTGGTTGCTCGGTGCGTGAAATTGTAAATATGGTAACTATTGCCGTTATTGATGCTCAAACAAAAAGAATATGA
- a CDS encoding T9SS type A sorting domain-containing protein — MKNLLLISAVLVSLSAFSQSISVEAHTTEVDPTCCTTLIGDIGTEITVRNTTNSSIEISVSRQTLNQTLGTENYFCWTSCYGSQTSVSPQSKLFSPQEVDQNSFQVHYDNKGYTPASASVKYCAFVTSNPSDSACTIVNYTVGITSVEDNFSTVSFSEFHPNPTSSIAFLDYNLDYSDVAEIVVTDMLGNVIRKENISSQSGTLKFDVSNTKAGLYFANISVNGELKTIKRLVVSK; from the coding sequence ATGAAAAATTTACTATTAATATCGGCTGTTTTGGTCTCTTTATCAGCTTTTTCACAGAGTATTAGTGTTGAGGCTCACACAACAGAGGTTGACCCTACTTGTTGTACGACTCTAATTGGAGATATAGGAACTGAAATAACTGTTAGGAACACAACAAATTCATCAATAGAAATTAGTGTTTCTAGACAAACGCTCAATCAAACATTGGGAACAGAAAATTATTTTTGTTGGACATCGTGTTACGGTTCGCAAACCAGTGTTTCTCCTCAATCTAAACTCTTTTCTCCGCAAGAAGTGGATCAGAATAGTTTTCAGGTACATTACGACAACAAAGGTTATACACCAGCCTCTGCTTCGGTAAAGTATTGCGCCTTTGTTACTTCAAACCCTTCTGACTCGGCATGTACTATTGTTAATTATACTGTAGGTATTACTTCTGTTGAAGACAATTTTAGTACTGTTTCTTTTTCAGAATTTCACCCAAACCCTACGTCTTCGATAGCTTTTTTAGATTATAATCTAGATTATTCTGATGTGGCTGAAATTGTTGTAACTGACATGCTTGGAAATGTGATTCGTAAAGAAAATATTAGCAGCCAAAGTGGCACTCTAAAATTTGATGTTAGTAATACCAAAGCGGGTTTATATTTTGCAAACATCTCAGTTAATGGAGAGTTAAAAACAATAAAGCGTTTAGTTGTTAGCAAATAA
- the ruvA gene encoding Holliday junction branch migration protein RuvA — protein sequence MITHIQGKLVEKNPSFVIIDCNGIGYFLRISLQTFSKLSNDEHCMLFTHLSIKEDAHTLYGFFDKDERELFRLLISVSGVGPNTAQMILSSLTPHEIQQSILTENVRVLQAVKGIGGKTAQRIILDLKEKIAKLGISANSSSISYNTIREEALSALTMLGFSKNSIEKYIDKELQEDGSVEVEELVKRVLKKI from the coding sequence ATGATTACACACATACAAGGAAAATTAGTAGAGAAAAACCCTTCATTTGTCATTATTGATTGTAATGGGATAGGTTATTTCTTGAGAATATCATTGCAAACCTTTTCCAAGTTGTCTAATGATGAACATTGTATGCTTTTTACTCATTTGTCTATTAAAGAAGATGCCCATACCCTTTATGGTTTTTTCGATAAAGACGAGCGTGAGTTATTTCGATTACTTATTTCTGTTTCAGGAGTAGGCCCTAACACAGCTCAGATGATATTGTCTTCATTAACTCCACATGAGATACAGCAATCGATACTTACAGAAAATGTTAGAGTTTTACAGGCAGTAAAGGGAATTGGTGGAAAAACAGCACAACGTATCATTTTAGATTTGAAAGAAAAAATTGCTAAACTTGGAATAAGCGCAAATTCTTCCTCAATTTCATACAATACTATTCGAGAAGAAGCGTTATCGGCATTAACCATGCTTGGGTTTTCTAAAAACAGTATTGAAAAATACATTGATAAAGAACTGCAAGAAGATGGGAGTGTTGAGGTCGAAGAATTGGTTAAACGAGTACTTAAAAAAATATAG
- the sprA gene encoding cell surface protein SprA, producing MLSKFSYSQSTNDSLIYQIPENNPWDNPLDNPNSGFYLNPPSNLQPQLEYDPESKLYSVEQKINGFRLSNPTFLSAEEYDNYNSRQSISDYWKEKTSNPSLSGDNTNKGPLSIDIGGEIFDKIFGNSTVDIRPQGSAELIFSIKHNKTENNALPIDKQSNTSFDFKQKIQMNVIGKIGDKLQLNTNYNTEAIFDFDNKIKLEYEGEEDEIIKKIEIGNVGLPLNGTLISGSQSLLGLKTQLQFGRATVTTIFSQQKSNSKVIDVEGGAQTTEFDIYADQYETNKHFFLSHYFKSRYNEAMSQLPFINSPVNITKIEVWVTNKTGTVEDTRNILAFLDLGESQSDMYNTVLFSDNADFSYPDNDNNTLYQQMLSEGEALRNINQVNSIFGTASYPDFLGSQDYEKLERARLLSPTEYTFHPQLGYISLNNIIGPDEVLAVAFQYTIGNELYQVGEFSSNGPSAPSSLFVKLLKNLSFSPQLPNWDLMMKNIYSLGAYNVSPTEFYLDVVFENTRDNGTITNYIPEENLTNKPIINLLRLDQLNAQQERKADGIFDFLPGITIITSNGKIIFPVREPFGEDLRDKFSNNDIANNYVYDVLYDSTLTIAQQFPEYNKFRIKGSYQSESGAEIYLGVFSIEPGSVVVTAGGLRLEEGQDFTVNYSMGKVNIINDGILMSGTPIRISVESNTFGLQQKTLVGTHVDYRISDDFMLGGTILNLTEKPYTKKVNSGDEPISNTIWGLDGTYRRESNLLTKIVDFLPLLETKEKSMLTAQGEFAHLIPGHQRAIGENGTAYIDDFEASSTGIDIKNPGAWFLASLPNDPDLFPESALPNQSPRLGNLNSGANRALLSWYNIDPVFYRNTNNTPRHIADDEVQLSNHNVREVLEKEVFPNRDPQYATQVSNLPVFNLSYNPSKRGPYNFDTENITTSGLLLNPENRWAGIMRKLETTDFELQNIEFVEFWIMDPFNDDSENQSGGNLIMNLGNVSEDVLKDGFKSFENGLPSSDVVENVDDESSVWGRMPTTFALTNSFDVNAESRQYQDVGLDGLRDVDERTFFDTAYVQKIESIYGVNSNAYSLASTDPSSDNYTYFLGNDLDNESASILKRYEYFSGIDGNSAIPDPTPTMATTIPNTEDINFDNTLNESESYYHYNIPLFPGMQIGDSYITDIQETEAKTPTGDRTIKWYQFKIPVQQPDKTVGSIRDFKSIRFIRMLLKDFDQPIVMRFATLELVRGEWRRYNFSLKTEGEYVPNDNASNTSFDVSVVNIEENAEKIPVPYVLPPGIEQELDNTTTYVRRQNEQSLVLKVCDLEDGDSRAAYKTFNNDFRTYKRLKMYVHAEASGEIESALQDGDLSLFVRLGTDFNDNYYEYEIPLKVTPWGVSRLDDQLIWPVENELNITFEQLLDAKQERNKAIRDGIHTSSTDPFSGTDKQITIVGNPNISMVKTIMLGVRNPRKGSFTSTVNDDGSSKCGEIWLNELRLTDFDERGGYAANGRINARLADFANINLTGSMSTIGFGSIDQSLTARQKYDAYQYDFSSTFALGNFFGEKAAIKIPMYVGVSEAIQNPQYNPLDPDITLKASLDELQSNEEKEELKEIAQDLTKRKSINFTNVRKNKSSSSGNNAKIYDIENLSATYSRNETFSRNVNLKERTTVSTKASLNYTYSSKPKNIKPFQKVKLFKNKYFALLKDFNFYTLPKSISFQTDLDRYYNKTQFRNINNPDFTLPPYYNKAFVWNRNYSIKYDLTRTLKTEFKVNNSASIDEPDGELVKTDPYFQEKKDSVWNNILNFGRPTLYHHSLNASYNVPLNKFPLTSWINLNTKYVANYDWLAAPLSLQSLGNTIQNSNNKQINSTFNFGQLYNKVPFLKKLNQTGPSVGVRGRGSSRETIRLPNEAPDTVKVSFKEIANTLLRTTLLVKNLSISYRQNQGVVLPGFNKKPHFFGQDWDAMAPGIPFALGSQNIDIRELSSQGGWLTSNTNLNQFFKLTNSETLNLRGTLEPFKGFRIELTANRTKTNNVQEIYRFDSDLGDYDSFNSIENGSHSISFISWNSAFIKDDDNYSNATFQQFRQNREIIANRLAESNPYDNSIVDSTGYPLGYQSTSQEVLIPAFLAAYSGKNASSVGLNNFPNIPLPNWRINFDGLRNLKWIKKRMNNIVLSHSYQSTYSVGNYVTSLDYEEGFDEWPNAINEATLNYYDKYEINQVTLRESLNPLFKIDMTFKNSMTARLEIKKERTLSLGLSNNQLTDRSSDEWIIGTGYRIKELAFNVRAAGRQRKISSDLDLKLDFSLRSNKVVIRKIEENQEEITGGNSVITLKFTADYVVSSRFNLRLFYDKVMTNPYVSNTFPSAITNGGFSVRFTLAQ from the coding sequence GTGCTGAGTAAATTTTCATATTCTCAGTCCACTAATGATAGCCTAATTTATCAGATACCAGAAAATAATCCTTGGGATAATCCACTAGATAATCCAAATAGCGGTTTTTACCTAAACCCTCCCTCTAACCTGCAGCCTCAATTAGAGTACGACCCTGAGTCAAAACTGTATAGTGTAGAGCAAAAAATAAATGGTTTTAGACTTTCAAACCCTACATTTCTGAGTGCCGAAGAATACGATAATTACAATTCTAGACAATCTATATCAGACTATTGGAAAGAAAAAACTTCAAACCCCTCGCTTAGTGGAGATAACACCAATAAAGGCCCTTTGAGTATAGACATAGGAGGAGAAATTTTTGATAAAATATTTGGAAATAGTACGGTAGATATTAGACCCCAGGGCTCAGCAGAACTGATATTTTCTATTAAGCACAACAAGACCGAAAATAATGCTCTGCCAATAGATAAACAAAGCAACACCAGCTTTGACTTCAAACAAAAAATACAAATGAATGTCATCGGTAAAATTGGCGACAAACTCCAACTAAATACCAATTATAATACTGAAGCAATTTTTGATTTTGACAACAAGATTAAGCTGGAATACGAAGGTGAAGAAGATGAAATAATAAAGAAAATCGAAATTGGAAATGTAGGCTTACCTCTCAACGGTACTTTAATCTCTGGAAGTCAAAGTTTATTAGGTTTAAAAACACAACTGCAATTTGGTAGAGCAACAGTAACTACTATTTTTTCTCAACAAAAAAGTAATTCTAAAGTAATTGATGTTGAAGGGGGTGCACAAACCACAGAGTTTGATATCTATGCCGATCAATACGAAACCAACAAACACTTTTTTCTATCTCATTACTTTAAGTCAAGGTATAATGAGGCTATGTCACAACTACCTTTTATCAATTCGCCAGTAAATATTACAAAAATTGAGGTTTGGGTAACCAACAAAACAGGAACTGTAGAAGACACTAGAAATATTTTAGCCTTTTTGGACTTAGGAGAGTCTCAGTCCGATATGTATAACACGGTTTTATTTTCTGATAATGCTGACTTTTCCTATCCCGACAATGATAACAATACTCTTTATCAACAGATGCTCTCTGAAGGTGAGGCGTTGAGAAATATAAATCAAGTGAATAGCATATTTGGTACAGCTTCTTATCCTGACTTTTTAGGTTCGCAAGATTATGAAAAGTTAGAAAGAGCAAGATTATTGTCACCGACTGAATATACATTTCATCCCCAATTGGGTTATATATCATTAAACAACATCATTGGGCCTGATGAGGTTTTAGCTGTAGCTTTTCAATATACCATAGGAAATGAACTTTATCAAGTGGGTGAGTTTAGCTCAAATGGACCGTCAGCACCAAGCTCATTATTTGTTAAACTATTGAAAAATTTGAGTTTTTCTCCACAACTGCCTAACTGGGACTTGATGATGAAAAACATATATTCTTTAGGTGCATACAACGTTAGCCCTACAGAATTTTATTTAGATGTAGTTTTTGAAAATACTAGGGATAATGGTACAATTACGAACTATATTCCTGAAGAAAATCTAACAAATAAACCCATAATCAATCTTTTACGATTGGATCAATTAAATGCTCAGCAGGAGCGCAAGGCCGATGGTATTTTTGATTTCTTACCTGGCATTACAATCATTACCTCAAATGGTAAAATTATTTTTCCAGTAAGAGAACCTTTTGGTGAAGATTTAAGAGATAAATTTAGCAACAATGACATTGCAAACAATTACGTTTATGATGTCCTTTACGATTCTACTTTAACCATTGCTCAGCAATTTCCAGAATACAACAAATTCAGAATAAAGGGAAGTTATCAATCTGAGTCGGGAGCTGAAATTTATCTGGGAGTTTTTTCCATAGAACCAGGCTCAGTAGTAGTAACGGCTGGGGGTTTGCGACTTGAAGAAGGACAAGACTTTACCGTCAATTATTCTATGGGAAAAGTTAATATCATCAATGACGGTATATTGATGTCAGGAACTCCCATTAGAATTTCTGTTGAAAGTAACACCTTTGGCTTACAACAAAAAACACTAGTAGGTACTCATGTAGATTATCGTATTTCTGATGACTTTATGCTTGGGGGTACTATTCTAAACCTGACCGAAAAACCCTATACCAAAAAGGTGAATTCTGGCGACGAGCCTATCTCAAATACCATATGGGGCTTAGATGGTACATATAGACGAGAATCTAACTTATTGACCAAAATTGTAGATTTTTTACCACTATTAGAAACCAAAGAAAAGTCTATGCTTACTGCTCAAGGTGAGTTTGCTCATCTCATACCCGGTCATCAAAGAGCGATTGGTGAAAATGGAACAGCCTATATTGATGACTTTGAAGCTAGTAGCACAGGAATAGATATAAAAAATCCTGGGGCTTGGTTTTTAGCTAGTTTGCCCAACGACCCTGATTTATTCCCTGAGTCTGCATTACCTAATCAAAGTCCTAGACTTGGAAACTTAAACTCAGGAGCAAATAGAGCATTATTATCTTGGTATAATATTGACCCAGTATTTTACAGAAATACCAATAATACCCCAAGACATATAGCTGACGATGAGGTACAACTATCAAACCACAATGTAAGAGAAGTACTTGAAAAGGAAGTATTCCCCAATCGTGACCCCCAGTATGCTACTCAAGTATCTAATTTGCCAGTTTTTAACCTTTCCTATAATCCATCTAAAAGAGGACCTTATAATTTTGACACTGAAAATATTACCACCTCAGGATTATTACTAAACCCCGAAAATAGGTGGGCTGGAATTATGCGTAAGCTAGAAACAACAGACTTCGAATTGCAAAATATTGAGTTTGTTGAGTTTTGGATAATGGACCCTTTTAATGACGATTCTGAAAACCAAAGTGGTGGTAACTTGATTATGAATTTGGGTAATGTTTCAGAAGACGTTTTAAAAGATGGGTTTAAGAGTTTTGAAAATGGATTGCCTTCTTCAGATGTTGTAGAAAATGTTGACGATGAAAGTAGTGTATGGGGGCGTATGCCTACTACTTTTGCTTTAACAAACTCCTTTGATGTAAATGCAGAGTCACGTCAATATCAAGATGTGGGGCTTGATGGCCTTAGGGATGTTGATGAGCGTACATTTTTTGATACGGCTTATGTTCAAAAAATAGAATCCATTTATGGAGTCAATAGTAATGCTTATTCCTTAGCATCGACAGACCCTTCTTCTGACAACTACACTTATTTTTTAGGTAATGATTTGGACAATGAAAGTGCTTCTATTTTAAAGCGTTATGAGTATTTTTCTGGAATAGATGGTAATTCAGCAATTCCAGACCCTACACCAACTATGGCTACTACTATTCCAAACACAGAGGATATAAATTTTGACAATACACTCAACGAATCAGAGAGTTATTACCACTACAATATCCCCCTATTCCCTGGTATGCAAATTGGCGATAGTTACATTACCGATATACAAGAAACGGAGGCTAAAACACCAACTGGGGATAGAACAATAAAGTGGTATCAGTTTAAAATCCCAGTCCAACAGCCTGACAAAACAGTAGGTTCTATTCGTGACTTTAAATCCATACGATTTATTCGTATGCTACTCAAAGACTTTGACCAACCTATCGTAATGCGTTTTGCAACATTAGAGCTCGTTCGTGGCGAATGGAGACGTTATAATTTTAGTCTAAAAACAGAAGGAGAATATGTTCCAAATGATAATGCTAGTAATACTTCATTTGATGTTTCTGTAGTAAACATAGAAGAGAATGCTGAAAAAATTCCTGTGCCTTATGTCTTGCCTCCTGGTATAGAGCAAGAACTTGATAACACTACGACCTATGTTAGAAGGCAAAACGAACAATCTTTAGTCCTTAAAGTATGTGATTTGGAAGATGGAGATTCTAGAGCTGCGTATAAAACCTTCAACAACGACTTTAGAACATACAAGCGACTAAAAATGTACGTGCACGCAGAAGCATCTGGTGAAATAGAGTCAGCTCTTCAAGACGGTGACTTATCACTATTTGTTCGATTAGGTACAGACTTTAACGACAATTATTATGAGTATGAAATTCCACTCAAGGTTACTCCATGGGGTGTTTCTAGACTTGATGATCAACTTATATGGCCAGTAGAGAATGAGTTAAATATTACATTCGAACAACTGCTCGATGCCAAGCAAGAAAGAAACAAAGCCATAAGGGACGGAATACACACCAGTAGCACTGATCCTTTTTCAGGAACAGACAAACAAATAACTATTGTTGGTAACCCTAATATTAGTATGGTAAAAACCATTATGTTGGGAGTAAGAAATCCAAGAAAAGGGAGTTTTACTTCCACTGTCAATGATGATGGCTCTTCCAAATGTGGAGAGATTTGGTTAAACGAATTGCGTCTAACGGACTTTGACGAACGAGGTGGATATGCCGCCAATGGTCGTATAAATGCTAGGTTGGCTGATTTTGCTAATATTAATCTTACTGGAAGTATGAGTACTATCGGTTTTGGTTCTATTGATCAAAGTCTTACAGCCAGACAAAAGTACGATGCATACCAATACGATTTTTCATCAACTTTTGCCTTAGGAAATTTCTTCGGAGAAAAAGCAGCTATTAAAATACCTATGTATGTTGGCGTTTCTGAAGCTATTCAAAACCCACAGTACAACCCATTAGATCCAGACATCACTTTAAAGGCATCTTTAGATGAATTACAATCCAATGAAGAGAAAGAAGAACTGAAAGAGATAGCACAAGACTTAACAAAAAGAAAGTCAATTAACTTTACTAATGTTAGAAAAAACAAATCTTCTTCCTCGGGTAATAATGCTAAGATTTATGATATAGAAAACCTGTCAGCAACCTATTCGAGAAATGAAACTTTTTCTAGAAATGTTAATCTTAAAGAAAGAACAACAGTTAGTACGAAAGCTTCTCTAAATTATACTTATTCTTCAAAGCCCAAAAACATAAAGCCATTTCAAAAAGTAAAGTTATTTAAGAACAAGTATTTTGCATTATTGAAAGACTTTAACTTTTACACCTTACCAAAATCAATATCATTTCAAACAGATTTGGATAGATACTATAATAAAACACAATTTAGAAACATCAACAATCCTGATTTCACTTTACCGCCATACTACAACAAGGCATTTGTTTGGAATAGAAATTATAGCATTAAGTACGATTTGACACGTACACTAAAAACAGAATTTAAGGTAAATAATTCGGCTAGTATTGACGAGCCCGATGGTGAGCTAGTAAAAACAGATCCATATTTTCAAGAAAAGAAAGACTCAGTATGGAATAATATTCTAAATTTTGGAAGACCGACTTTGTATCATCATTCATTAAATGCGAGTTATAATGTTCCTTTGAATAAGTTCCCCCTAACTTCTTGGATAAATCTGAACACTAAATATGTAGCCAATTACGATTGGTTAGCAGCACCATTAAGTTTACAAAGTTTGGGTAATACCATTCAAAATAGTAATAACAAACAAATTAACTCAACATTTAATTTTGGTCAGCTATATAATAAAGTACCTTTCCTTAAAAAGTTAAATCAAACTGGCCCTAGTGTAGGTGTAAGAGGTAGAGGTTCAAGCAGAGAAACGATTCGATTGCCCAATGAAGCCCCCGATACCGTAAAAGTTTCTTTTAAAGAGATTGCAAATACACTTTTAAGAACAACTTTATTAGTCAAAAACTTATCGATTTCTTATCGACAAAATCAGGGCGTTGTATTACCAGGCTTTAATAAAAAGCCTCATTTCTTCGGTCAAGATTGGGATGCTATGGCTCCAGGAATACCTTTTGCTTTGGGAAGTCAAAATATTGACATTAGAGAGCTAAGTTCACAAGGCGGTTGGCTCACTTCCAATACTAATTTGAATCAATTTTTTAAACTGACCAATAGCGAAACTCTTAACCTTAGAGGAACTCTTGAGCCTTTTAAAGGATTTAGAATAGAGCTAACTGCTAATAGAACAAAAACGAATAATGTTCAAGAAATCTATAGATTTGATTCGGACTTAGGCGACTACGATTCATTTAATAGTATCGAAAATGGTAGTCACAGCATCTCGTTTATTAGTTGGAACTCTGCTTTTATAAAAGACGATGACAATTATTCAAATGCTACCTTTCAGCAGTTTAGACAAAATAGAGAAATAATTGCTAACAGACTTGCTGAGTCAAATCCATACGACAACAGCATTGTTGATAGTACTGGATATCCATTAGGATATCAAAGTACTTCTCAAGAGGTGTTGATACCCGCCTTTTTAGCAGCTTATTCAGGAAAAAATGCTTCTTCGGTAGGTCTTAATAATTTCCCAAATATCCCTTTGCCAAATTGGCGAATTAATTTTGATGGTTTACGTAATCTTAAGTGGATAAAAAAACGAATGAATAACATAGTTTTAAGTCATTCCTATCAATCTACTTATAGTGTAGGTAACTATGTGACTAGTCTAGACTATGAAGAGGGTTTTGATGAATGGCCCAATGCGATTAACGAGGCTACCTTAAACTATTACGATAAGTACGAAATTAATCAAGTAACATTACGAGAAAGTCTGAATCCCCTGTTTAAGATAGATATGACTTTCAAAAATAGTATGACAGCGCGTCTAGAAATAAAGAAAGAAAGAACTTTAAGTTTGGGCTTGAGCAATAATCAACTCACAGACCGTTCTTCTGATGAATGGATAATAGGAACAGGGTATAGAATTAAAGAGTTAGCCTTTAACGTAAGAGCAGCAGGCAGACAAAGAAAAATAAGCTCAGATTTAGATTTAAAATTAGATTTCTCACTTAGAAGTAATAAGGTTGTAATTAGAAAAATAGAAGAAAACCAAGAAGAAATAACGGGTGGTAATAGTGTAATTACGTTGAAGTTTACTGCCGACTATGTTGTTAGTAGCCGATTTAATCTACGTTTATTCTATGATAAAGTGATGACAAACCCTTATGTTTCAAATACTTTTCCTTCAGCTATTACAAATGGTGGATTTAGTGTAAGATTCACCTTAGCTCAATAG